In Armatimonadota bacterium, the following are encoded in one genomic region:
- a CDS encoding branched-chain amino acid ABC transporter substrate-binding protein, which yields MRRASTVLLRAGMALLLLAAASACALQRPAPASTRPVVAVAVASPFSGDRATLGVAIRNGVQLALEKHAAPMAALGYDLRLAAFDDRARADFGRATAARIVADPEVLLVVGHLTSSVALPASEVYAAAELAMISPASSDPQLTERGLETIFRVVGRDDVQGRAAAEFAASDLKARRVVIAREGSALGRAVTAAFRQAALRLGMAVGGEVEVGANPAAVLEALREPPPDLIFLALPFTQAGPVIREVRRREVPSAFIGPDWLDSPRLLQAAGRSAVGTYFTLVAGPPDFYPGAEDFVRDYRRRFVAEPAAFALQAYDAAALGLDAVARAARAAGGRPTRRQVSAAIRGSLFRGPSGTFRFDRRGDPNPASYFVVRVTSANPGEWERRTLVRTLRLPPPPTRR from the coding sequence TTGCGCCGCGCCTCCACAGTCCTGCTCCGCGCCGGGATGGCGCTGCTGCTCCTGGCTGCGGCCTCCGCCTGCGCTCTGCAGCGTCCCGCCCCCGCCTCGACCCGGCCGGTGGTCGCGGTGGCCGTGGCCAGCCCCTTCTCAGGTGACCGGGCGACCCTGGGGGTGGCGATCCGCAACGGGGTCCAGCTCGCCCTGGAGAAGCACGCCGCGCCGATGGCGGCGCTGGGATACGACCTGCGCCTGGCCGCCTTTGACGACCGGGCCCGGGCGGATTTCGGCCGGGCTACCGCGGCGCGCATCGTCGCTGACCCGGAGGTCCTGCTGGTCGTCGGACACCTTACCTCCAGTGTGGCCCTGCCCGCCTCCGAGGTATACGCGGCCGCGGAGTTAGCCATGATCTCCCCGGCCAGCTCTGATCCACAGCTCACGGAGCGGGGCTTGGAGACTATCTTCAGGGTGGTGGGGCGAGACGACGTGCAGGGGCGGGCGGCCGCCGAGTTCGCCGCCTCCGACCTCAAGGCGCGCCGGGTGGTCATTGCCCGCGAGGGTTCCGCTCTCGGGCGCGCGGTGACCGCCGCCTTCCGCCAGGCAGCCCTGCGGCTGGGGATGGCCGTGGGTGGCGAGGTCGAGGTGGGGGCAAACCCGGCCGCGGTGCTGGAGGCACTTCGCGAACCCCCTCCCGACCTCATCTTCCTGGCCTTACCCTTCACCCAGGCGGGCCCGGTCATCCGGGAGGTCCGCCGCCGAGAGGTCCCCTCGGCCTTCATCGGCCCGGACTGGCTGGATTCTCCCCGACTGCTGCAGGCCGCCGGCCGCAGTGCTGTGGGCACCTACTTCACCCTGGTGGCCGGCCCCCCGGACTTCTACCCGGGGGCGGAGGACTTCGTCCGGGACTACCGGAGACGGTTTGTGGCGGAACCTGCCGCCTTTGCCCTGCAGGCGTACGATGCGGCAGCCCTGGGACTGGACGCGGTGGCCCGGGCGGCGCGTGCTGCCGGCGGACGACCCACCCGCCGCCAGGTCAGTGCGGCCATCCGCGGTAGTCTGTTCCGCGGGCCAAGCGGCACCTTCCGCTTCGACAGGCGGGGTGACCCCAATCCTGCCAGCTACTTCGTCGTCCGGGTGACCTCAGCGAACCCGGGGGAGTGGGAGCGTCGGACGCTCGTGCGCACGCTCCGCCTGCCCCCGCCGCCGACCCGCAGGTGA
- a CDS encoding ornithine cyclodeaminase family protein encodes MAVGELRLVSAAELRQLVPMADAIDLVRAAFVHLSRGEAQVPLRVPLPGEEGGVTLFMPAAVPALRALGVKVVSVYPANPARGLPTITALVLVQDPATGAPLGLVEGAALTALRTGAAGGLAAQLLSRPDAHIVALFGAGVQGRTQLEAVFAVREITQVRVVARDPQRSEAFVRWVRAQPWAAGATVLSAASPELAVRGADIVITATTSPTPVVPTAEVAPGTHLTLIGAFTPQTREVDADLVARATVVVDSRAGCLAEAGDLLLAIAEGRFSAEQIHAEIGEVAAGLRPGRRHPEEVTLFKSVGTAALDVTVGAAALQRAAARGAGQVVRLVDGG; translated from the coding sequence ATGGCGGTAGGGGAGCTGCGCCTGGTTTCGGCCGCAGAGCTGCGGCAGCTGGTCCCCATGGCGGATGCCATCGACCTGGTGCGGGCGGCCTTCGTCCACCTCTCGCGCGGCGAGGCCCAGGTCCCCCTGCGGGTCCCCTTGCCGGGGGAAGAGGGAGGGGTGACGCTGTTCATGCCCGCGGCCGTCCCAGCCCTGCGCGCGCTGGGGGTGAAGGTGGTCAGCGTCTACCCGGCCAACCCGGCCCGCGGCCTTCCCACCATTACGGCGCTGGTGCTGGTCCAGGACCCGGCCACGGGAGCACCCCTGGGCTTGGTGGAAGGAGCGGCGCTGACCGCGCTGCGCACCGGCGCTGCCGGCGGTCTGGCGGCGCAGTTACTCAGCCGCCCTGATGCGCACATCGTGGCCCTCTTCGGCGCCGGCGTCCAGGGCCGTACGCAGCTTGAGGCGGTCTTTGCGGTACGCGAGATCACCCAGGTCCGGGTGGTGGCCCGAGACCCACAGCGGTCGGAGGCCTTTGTCCGCTGGGTCCGTGCCCAGCCTTGGGCCGCTGGGGCCACGGTCCTTTCCGCGGCCTCGCCGGAGCTGGCGGTGCGCGGTGCCGACATCGTCATCACCGCCACGACCAGCCCCACCCCGGTGGTCCCCACGGCCGAGGTAGCGCCGGGAACCCACCTCACCCTCATCGGGGCCTTCACTCCCCAGACGCGGGAGGTGGATGCCGACCTGGTGGCCCGGGCCACTGTGGTCGTCGACTCCCGGGCAGGCTGCCTGGCGGAGGCTGGCGACCTGCTGCTGGCCATCGCCGAGGGCCGCTTCAGCGCCGAGCAGATTCACGCCGAGATCGGGGAGGTCGCAGCCGGGCTGCGTCCGGGGCGCCGCCACCCGGAGGAGGTGACCCTGTTCAAGTCCGTGGGGACAGCGGCCCTGGACGTGACGGTGGGGGCCGCCGCGCTGCAGCGCGCTGCCGCTAGGGGAGCCGGGCAGGTGGTGCGCCTGGTCGACGGGGGGTAG
- a CDS encoding proline dehydrogenase family protein — translation MSALRAFFIYLSQHRGMQRFVLRNPVARRASRRFVAGETLAEGVAAVRALNGLGIHASLNYLGEKTTSPAEAQEAANHYLEVLEAITLERLDCNLSIKLSQLGLASDAVLAERLLRRILEAADREGIFVRIDMEESALVDPTLALWRRVWGEGWSNVGLVIQSYLRRSEQDLADLVETGVRIRLVKGAYLEPPAVAYPRKADVDAAYRRLTDVLLHRGTYPAIATHDPRMIAYARAVAAGEGIGPERFEFQMIYGVRRDLQAALVRQGYHVRVYVPFGEQWYPYFMRRLGERPANVLFLLRSVFAEWR, via the coding sequence ATGAGCGCCCTGCGGGCGTTCTTCATTTACCTCTCGCAGCACCGCGGCATGCAGCGCTTCGTGCTGCGCAACCCGGTGGCCCGGCGCGCCTCCCGTCGCTTCGTCGCCGGAGAGACGCTGGCCGAGGGGGTGGCGGCGGTGCGGGCGCTGAACGGCCTGGGCATCCACGCCAGCCTCAACTACCTGGGGGAGAAGACCACCAGCCCCGCGGAGGCACAGGAGGCGGCGAATCACTACCTGGAAGTCCTGGAAGCGATCACCCTGGAGCGGCTCGACTGCAACCTCTCCATCAAGCTGTCCCAGCTCGGTCTGGCCAGCGACGCGGTACTGGCCGAAAGGCTGCTGCGGCGCATCTTGGAGGCGGCGGACCGGGAGGGGATCTTCGTGCGCATCGACATGGAAGAGTCCGCCCTGGTGGACCCGACCCTGGCCCTGTGGCGCAGGGTATGGGGGGAAGGGTGGAGCAACGTCGGCCTGGTCATCCAGTCCTACCTGCGGCGCAGCGAGCAGGACTTGGCGGATCTGGTGGAGACCGGTGTGCGCATCCGCCTGGTGAAGGGCGCTTACCTGGAGCCTCCAGCCGTGGCCTATCCGCGCAAGGCGGACGTGGACGCGGCCTACCGCCGCCTCACGGACGTGCTGCTGCACCGGGGCACTTACCCGGCCATCGCCACCCACGACCCCCGGATGATCGCTTACGCCCGCGCGGTGGCCGCCGGGGAGGGGATCGGCCCGGAGCGTTTCGAGTTCCAGATGATCTACGGGGTGCGCCGCGACCTGCAAGCCGCGCTGGTGCGCCAGGGCTACCACGTGCGCGTTTATGTCCCCTTCGGCGAGCAATGGTATCCCTACTTCATGCGCCGGCTGGGGGAGCGTCCGGCGAATGTCCTGTTCCTGCTCCGCAGCGTCTTCGCGGAATGGCGGTAG